In Amphiura filiformis chromosome 2, Afil_fr2py, whole genome shotgun sequence, one DNA window encodes the following:
- the LOC140146381 gene encoding uncharacterized protein isoform X1: protein MIEDFDQNDDPLSRVSLSFLLDVSTEVPICEKPRILSPEGMGCTAIPVGQPYQLNVVVEAVSDTLPVARIESKKPTGMTQSALRDVDEYPLRKTVQLTWTPKTNQVGRHNVGFNAVDIDGYASGWSFITINVVTGDALYPLPDSSNPSRDQTMTSPKKWTISFNRPIRRPTESAYITLTVQSGHGGSRDVVSPIDSSDARQVKFYDEHIEFDVFFNDIIEDRQSLQLNIAEGVAIGKESGSCALSSEVNAWTVYCNCNEPQYTKEPVTMPNPNLERYKCTGGYTDIALAQDVKAGQECFVRPLVRSFTITSRGDTTSSVNVPYEVCCKTTCTQYW, encoded by the exons ATGATTGaggattttgaccaaaatgatgaCCCTTTGAGTAGGGTATCCTTATCATTTCTTCTGGATGTGAGCACCGAAGTCCCCATATGCGAGAAGCCGAGAATCTTATCGCCAGAAGGGATGGGCTGCACTGCTATTCCAGTTGGTCAGCCTTATCAGTTAAATGTTGTGGTAGAGGCGGTTTCTGACACATTACC TGTTGCTCGTATAGAATCTAAAAAACCAACAGGTATGACCCAGTCGGCGTTACGTGATGTAGACGAATACCCATTACGCAAGACGGTGCAACTTACTTGGACGCCCAAAACAAATCAAGTTGGTAGACACAATGTGGGCTTCAATGCTGTTGATATAGACGG atacGCAAGTGGTTGGTCGTTTATAACTATAAACGTTGTTACCGGGGACGCATTGTACCCTCTGCCGGACTCCAGCAATCCGTCTAGAGACCAGACTATGACGTCTCCAAAGAAATGGACTATATCGTTTAACAGGCCG ATTCGACGCCCAACTGAGTCAGCATATATAACTCTTACTGTTCAATCTgggcatggaggtagtagagatgTCGTCAGCCCGATCGATTCATCTGATGCCAGACAAGTCAAGTTTTACGATGAACACATAGAGTTTGATGTATTTTTTAATGACATAATTGAAGACAGGCAGTCTCTCCAGCTGAACATCGCTGAGGGCGTTGCGATTGGCAAAGAATCCGGAAGTTGTGCCTTGTCGTCAGAAGTAAATGCATGGACTGTGTACTGTAATT GTAATGAGCCTCAGTACACCAAGGAACCGGTTACCATGCCTAATCCCAACCTAGAGCGCTACAAATGCACAGGCGGTTATACGGATATTGCCCTAGCACAGGATGTAAAGGCCGGTCAGGAATGCTTCGTGCGTCCTTTGGTACGTAGTTTCACAATTACGTCACGGGGAGACACCACGAGCAGCGTCAATGTACCGTATGAGGTGTGCTGTAAAACTACTTGCACACAATATTGGTAG